The region AATACACCGGCTCCTTCCAGGTCAAAGCCGACGAGGCGCAGGAGGCCGTGCTGGATTCCAACCCGCTGGAGCGCGAGCGCGGCATCACCATCCTGGCCAAATGCACGTCGGTGCCGTATAAAGACCATATCATAAACATCGTGGACACCCCCGGCCATGCCGATTTCGGCAGCGAGGTGGAGCGCATCCTTCAGATGGTTGACGGCGCACTGCTGCTGGTTGACGCGGTGGACGGCCCCATGCCGCAAACCCGCTTTGTGCTGCGCAAGGCGCTGGCGCTGGGGCTTGCGCCCGTGGTGGTCGTCAACAAAATGGACCGTCCCAACGCGGACGCCGCCGCGGCGCTCAACGCGGTGTTTAGCCTTTTCATTGATTTGGGCGCCACAGACCCGCAGCTTGATTTCCCGGTGATGTACGCCTCCGGCAAGGACGGCTGGGCGGGCGATCAGACCTCCGGCGGCAAAGACGTCTCCCCCCTGTTTGAGACCATACTAAAGCATGTCCCCGCGCCGCTTGCCAACCCGGACAAGCCGCTTCAAATGCAGATTACCATGCTGGAACACAACAATTTCGTCGGGCAGGTGGGTATAGGGCGCATAGTCAGCGGCAATATCGCAAAAGGCCAGAACGTGGTCCTGGCAAAGCCGGGCGGGGCATTGCAGCCGTGTAAGGCGGTGAAAATAGAACGTTTCGCGGGGCTTGGCCGCCGGGAGGTGGACGCCGCCTCTGCGGGGGATATAGTGGCGGTCGCCGGGCTGGAAGGCGTAAATGTGGGCGACACTGTCTGCGCCGCGGATAATCCGGCGCCGCTTGCGCCGCTGTCCATAGACGAGCCTACGATTTCAATGGAGTTTCTGGTAAACGACAGCCCGTTCGCGGGGCTGGAGGGCAAATACATCACCAGCCGCCATCTTGCCGCCCGGCTTGAGAAAGAGGCGCGCACGAACGTCGGTTTGTGCGTTGAGCCGATGGAGGGCGAAGGCAAATTCAAAGTTTCCGGCAGGGGCGAGCTGCACCTGACTATCCTTATTGAAACCATTCGCCGCGAAGGCTTTGAGCTTGCCGTTACCGCCCCAGAAGTGATTTATAAGGAAGAAAACGGCAAGACGCTGGAGCCGATGGAATATCTGGTGCTGGATATAGACAGCGCGTATCAGGGCGCGATTTTTGAGCTTATCGGTCCGCGCGGCGCGAAACTTGAGAACATGGCCAGCGAAGGCTCAAACCGGCTGCGGCTGGAATATCTGATTCCGTCGCGCGCGCTGATAGGCTTTAAGTCCGATTTCCTGACGGCGACGCGCGGCACCGGGATGATGCATCACAGTTTTCACGGCTATTACCCGAAGGTCAGCATACAGCCGCTGCGCCGCAACGGCGTATTCGTGGTAAAAGACGCGGGCGAGAGCAGCGCCTACGCGCTCTACGGCCTTCAGGACGGCGGACAGATGTTTGTCGGCCCCGGCGTGAAGGTCTATGAAGGCATGATAGTGGGCCAGAATTCGCGCGACAACGATTTGATTGTCAACCCCAACAAGATGAAAAAGCTCACCAACATGCGCACCAAAGCCGCCGACGAGGCGCTGGTCCTGACCCCCCACAGGGTGATGAGTCTGGAGCAGGCCATAGAATACATCGCCCCCGACGAGCTGGTTGAAATAACCCCCAAGTCAATCCGCCTGAGAAAGAAAATTCTGGTAAGCCATCTCCGCCGCCGCGCCGAACGTCCCGACAGCGAAGAGGAATAGCCCCGGTCCAAAAAGTTAAACAACGTATTTCTCATCGGAAGCTGCGCGCAGGACGGGGAATTCTTTCCACAGATTGACCACAGAGTTTCACAGATTATCCGGACTTTTCTTTATACTGTGAGCCTGGTTTGAGCCCATCTGTGGGCATCTGTGGTTAAAACTCCCCATAGTAAAACGGGTTTACTTCATGATTTAACCTGAAAGTTTCAGTTGGCTGCGGGATTCGGCGAAAAATCGCTTCATACTGCCTTCACAAAATTATCCTTTCGTGCTGTGAAGCACGCGCGGATAATTTTGTTCGGCATTATCTCGCGCTTTTTCGCCTCGGTCCTCGCACCAACTGAAACTTTCAGGTTAACGGCTTTTCAACCACAGATGGCCACAGATAACGGCGGGCTGCGGGGGCAGGAAAAATCCGAGAAATTCCGGGGGCTTGATATTACATGGCATACCATGTATAATATGGGTATGAAAATGTATGCGGTGGAGTTTTATCAAAGCGAGCGCGGCGAAAATTACGTGGAGGATTTCCTTGACGGACTTCAGGAAAAAACCAGAAACAAAACACTTGCATGGATTAGGATACTGCAGATGCATGGCCCTGAATTGAAACGTCCCCATGCGGATTTGCTTGAAAGCCCTGTTCATGAGTTGCGCGTGTCATTTTCAAAAGATGAGGTGCGGATACTTTATTTTTTCGCCGGCGATGCTATAGTGCTGACGCATGGTTTTCTCAAGAAAACGCGCGATGTCCCACCTGGTGAAATTGAGCGGGCAAGACGCATTATGTCCGACTGGCAAAGGAGAAACTTATGAACGCCAAAAAGCGCTATACCTTTGACGATTACCTCAAGAAGCAGGAGGCTAAAGACCCCGCATTCCGGGCTAGGTACGAGCATGAGGTCCGCCTCGCCGAAATTGCCGTGCAGATAGCCAAAGCCCGCGAGGCTAAGGGCCTCACGCAAGCCGCTCTGGCAAGGAAGATTCACACAACGCAGCAGGTCGTTTCGGATATTGAGCGGCTCAAGTACCCGAACATGACGCTTAACACTTTGCTTAGAATCACTTCAGCGTTGCGTATACATATAACCCTGTAACCTCGTTATCCAGCGTTAACGCGGGAGAAATGTTGATTTGAAACTGCGGGGGACTTCTTGTATAATTTGATGAGTAACGCGCACCGCAACCCTGTATACTTTCAGACGGAGGAATGCTTATAGCGAGATAAAACTTTTCGCTGAATTTTTGGCTTGTTTTCGGGAGTCTGCATAAGAGCAGGCTGAGCTTCTGAAGTGATTCGGAAGCCCACACTAGACCGAAAGCAGGTCGCCCGTTGTTGCCCCCGCAAGGGGGCAGGGCGACATTGCTTTGGGTTCCTAGTGTGACTCAGGTGATGTCGCCCCTTTTATTTGGGGTATTCATCTAGTTCGAAACGGGGAAAAGGGGAAGGTTTATGGCTTGCAACTTCATAAAAAACGGCAAATGTATAAAACTGAATGAGGTAACACGCCAAACCATATCTGTTAACAGTATGTTAAAACTTGTTATTGCGTTCTTTGTACTTTTAGCACTGGTATCCACAAGTTCTATGGCAGAAGGCAAAGCGGATGGGGTGCGAAAAATATTCAGGAAAATGCTGAAGGTGGAATTGTCTCCAGAGGAAGTATTGAAAAAATATCTTGCCGCCAAGACGTGGGAAGAAAGACTGCCCCTCGTTAGAAATCCAAATAAAGTAAAGTCTCTTATGAAGGAACATTATGGTGAAAATTATAAGGGGCCAGCGAAGTATATAGAAATGTCAAATCCAGAGGAGATAATCGAGAATGCGAAGGATAACGTGTACGCATCCAGAGTGGTTTTTGAAAGGGGTAAAAACGTTTTTGGCGGCACCGTTGAGGACGCCATTAACTATCTAATAATCAAAACACCAGATGGTTATAAGATTGACTGGGAGGCATCCACAATCTATAACCCCATGAGTTGGGTCGCTTTCAAGGTACAACGTCCTTCAACTCCAAATAAATTCAGGGTTATGGGAGAATTGTCAGATTATTATGACGATGGCGTGATTCGTCAAGGGATGCCTGGATTTTACTATAGTATAGAACTAAGTGCTGTGGAAGAAGGCAAGATTGTTCCTCTATTTCTTTACGCATATATAGGAAAAGAATCTCCTGACGGGCGGCGCCTTTTTGAAATTTTGAAAGATGGCAAATCGAAACCGCTTATATTGGAGTTACATTGGGAGCCGGGCTGTGCTATTTTGAGTATAGATAAGTTTATTCAACCTGGGTTTCTAGAGTATGACGACGAGAGCGGTAATTCTTCCGGAGAAAGAAAGCGGACCGATTTGAGTCATCAACCGCACAAAGCAAACTAAACTGTTGCTGTACGGGTGGAGCGTATACTATTTGGCAACTGATGTTGAGCAAAGGGGAGGAATTGCGCTATGTCTACCGGAATCGGAGTGGCTAGATTATTTAGAATAAACCTTAATCAGAACCTATGGTTCTTGGTTGTGAGCTATGGTTTTATGGGGTTTGCTGAATACAAAATTACTACTGGGCATATTTTGCTATGCTTTTCATTCATTTTGTCTGTTGTTACTACATGCTCGGCTGTGATGACACTAATGGCATACACAATGGAATATTGTTGCTCTAAAATGCGAAACATCCCTAATTCAGGTTGCCGGAGTTTTGCACCTCCAATGTGTCGTGATTGTAGTGCTGACAAAAAATAGACTTGTTCCAGAATAAGACGAATAGGGGTCTTGCTCCCGAACAAAGTTCGGGAGCAAGCCTTTTTTTCAAACCTGCGCGTGGCCGGGGCCGTAGAGCGCCTTGACCGCCGCCGGAGTGGCGCGCTTGGCCGCCCAGTCGCGGATAGCCTTGACCTGCTCGGCCATTGTCTTTGAGAGCGGCACCATTATCTGGGTCTGATGCCAGACGTCCTCGCTGTTCATGGCGCGGTTGGCCTGGCGCGCCTCTATGCGCGCGGCGATGACGGCCTGCTCTATCTCGGCGCCGCTCCAGCCGTTGGTGTAGTGGACCAGGTATTTCATCTTGAATTCCTTGGGGTCCGCGCTGTTGGCGGTCAGATGGATGTTGAATATCTGGGCGCGCTCCTCGTCGTCGGGCAGGTCGCAGAAGAACACCTGGTCAAAGCGGCCTTTGCGGATGATTTCCGCCGGCAGCATTTCAATGCGGTTGGCGGTGGCGGCGACAAAAACCAGAGGCGGCTTTTCCTGCATCCAGGTGAGAAACGCCGAAAACACGCGCGACTGCGCCGTGGCGGCCTCTTTGGGTGTGCTGAGGGCGCTTTCCATTTCGTCTATCCACAGCACGGCGGGGGCTACCGACTCTATGGCGTTGAGCGCGCGGTTGAACGC is a window of Elusimicrobiales bacterium DNA encoding:
- a CDS encoding type II toxin-antitoxin system RelE/ParE family toxin codes for the protein MAAGFGEKSLHTAFTKLSFRAVKHARIILFGIISRFFASVLAPTETFRLTAFQPQMATDNGGLRGQEKSEKFRGLDITWHTMYNMGMKMYAVEFYQSERGENYVEDFLDGLQEKTRNKTLAWIRILQMHGPELKRPHADLLESPVHELRVSFSKDEVRILYFFAGDAIVLTHGFLKKTRDVPPGEIERARRIMSDWQRRNL
- a CDS encoding helix-turn-helix transcriptional regulator gives rise to the protein MNAKKRYTFDDYLKKQEAKDPAFRARYEHEVRLAEIAVQIAKAREAKGLTQAALARKIHTTQQVVSDIERLKYPNMTLNTLLRITSALRIHITL
- the typA gene encoding translational GTPase TypA, whose product is MDNRRQDVRNIAIIAHVDHGKTTLVDAMLKYTGSFQVKADEAQEAVLDSNPLERERGITILAKCTSVPYKDHIINIVDTPGHADFGSEVERILQMVDGALLLVDAVDGPMPQTRFVLRKALALGLAPVVVVNKMDRPNADAAAALNAVFSLFIDLGATDPQLDFPVMYASGKDGWAGDQTSGGKDVSPLFETILKHVPAPLANPDKPLQMQITMLEHNNFVGQVGIGRIVSGNIAKGQNVVLAKPGGALQPCKAVKIERFAGLGRREVDAASAGDIVAVAGLEGVNVGDTVCAADNPAPLAPLSIDEPTISMEFLVNDSPFAGLEGKYITSRHLAARLEKEARTNVGLCVEPMEGEGKFKVSGRGELHLTILIETIRREGFELAVTAPEVIYKEENGKTLEPMEYLVLDIDSAYQGAIFELIGPRGAKLENMASEGSNRLRLEYLIPSRALIGFKSDFLTATRGTGMMHHSFHGYYPKVSIQPLRRNGVFVVKDAGESSAYALYGLQDGGQMFVGPGVKVYEGMIVGQNSRDNDLIVNPNKMKKLTNMRTKAADEALVLTPHRVMSLEQAIEYIAPDELVEITPKSIRLRKKILVSHLRRRAERPDSEEE